A window from Chitinophaga filiformis encodes these proteins:
- a CDS encoding suppressor of fused domain protein: protein MSNGPLVLLEQANSRYTMIAVVEQDERTAYFYLYPAELQSKKYRMRACWLRNLQPGPSQRDSAAMERGDAPMLEARLTNHPEGKAPLNPALLSIVWMPEEDGAAVLYDGETLGVIPGWSLYTEEPVSYAADCIDADANALVFPLGQPGKNEQHKRVAEAIQFRQQWESTENPQWPVIQEQFIAAYEAQFGKMQQYFAIDNNQWPPMALGKFEKDNVVYFLSMGVSIRPMPWVSYLYNDNAPAYRRMELALAVSKDDYTDEEIMKMAEGISGMADIPWRHISWLGEGHTIGSGKLPAPFESIVLSAALYNGEGIALPEMYGDKVNLFWASPITLSEREFAHRRPNGGYELLEKMIQEDVTHIVGKRKAIV from the coding sequence ATGAGCAACGGACCATTAGTATTGTTAGAACAAGCCAACAGCCGCTACACGATGATTGCGGTGGTAGAGCAGGACGAACGGACAGCTTATTTTTATCTGTATCCTGCTGAATTGCAGAGTAAAAAATATCGTATGCGTGCTTGCTGGTTACGCAATTTACAACCCGGCCCCTCACAAAGGGATAGCGCCGCCATGGAGAGGGGAGACGCACCTATGCTGGAGGCACGCCTCACAAATCATCCTGAAGGGAAAGCTCCTTTAAACCCCGCTTTATTGTCCATTGTGTGGATGCCGGAGGAAGACGGTGCTGCTGTATTGTATGACGGTGAAACACTGGGTGTGATACCCGGCTGGAGCCTCTATACAGAGGAACCTGTATCTTACGCAGCAGATTGTATTGACGCAGATGCCAATGCCCTGGTGTTCCCACTCGGCCAGCCCGGTAAGAATGAGCAGCACAAACGCGTTGCGGAGGCTATACAGTTCAGGCAACAGTGGGAAAGCACAGAAAATCCCCAGTGGCCGGTGATTCAGGAACAATTTATTGCTGCCTATGAAGCACAATTCGGAAAGATGCAGCAGTATTTTGCAATAGACAATAACCAATGGCCGCCAATGGCGCTTGGAAAGTTTGAAAAAGATAATGTGGTATATTTCCTGAGCATGGGTGTGAGCATCCGCCCGATGCCATGGGTATCTTACCTGTATAATGACAATGCACCTGCCTACAGAAGAATGGAACTTGCGCTTGCGGTGAGTAAGGACGATTATACAGACGAAGAGATCATGAAGATGGCGGAAGGCATTTCCGGTATGGCAGATATACCCTGGAGGCATATCAGCTGGCTGGGAGAAGGGCATACCATCGGTTCCGGGAAGCTGCCCGCACCTTTTGAAAGCATTGTGTTGTCTGCAGCACTGTATAACGGAGAAGGCATCGCATTGCCGGAAATGTATGGCGATAAAGTAAATCTTTTCTGGGCCAGCCCTATTACGTTGAGCGAACGCGAATTTGCGCACCGCCGCCCGAATGGAGGATATGAATTGCTGGAGAAGATGATACAGGAAGATGTTACACATATTGTAGGAAAAAGAAAAGCTATCGTATAA
- a CDS encoding purple acid phosphatase family protein gives MGIIRSCLLAGFLMTGSLISAAQSEEEPSVSLIRGPYLQAGSPHGMTIRWRTNTATRSRVQYGETKEKTDHVVNDSTLTTEHIIRLEGLQPHTRYYYKIADFTSTLQGDSANYFYTLPEQGREGMYRIGVFGDCGNNSVNQRNVKQSVLKYLGENYMDAWILLGDNAYNSGTDAEFQAKFFNVYKDDLLKQYPMFPAPGNHDYNDRDFPGAVAQAQRTHQTAYYQNFTMPTQGESGGVASNTQAFYSFDIGNIHFLSLDSYGKEDQQYRLYDTAGPQVQWVKRDLEANRNRQWVIAYWHHPPYTMGSHNSDTEMELVHIRENFIRILERYGVDMVLCGHSHDYERTRLMKGHYGMEATYSAAQHNLSQSSGLYDGSDNACPYVKDSSNQGTVYVLSGSAGKLGGTQPGYPHDAMQYANATDGGATLLEVQGNRLDLKWICADGVIRDHFTVMKEVNKHTVLHVKAKSKVTLTASFAGHYKWSEKGQQGRSITVVARPGTKEYTVQDAETCLKDTFTIISTK, from the coding sequence ATGGGCATAATACGATCCTGCCTGCTGGCAGGCTTTTTAATGACAGGCAGCCTGATATCCGCAGCACAGTCGGAGGAAGAACCAAGTGTATCACTGATCCGCGGACCATACCTGCAGGCCGGATCGCCACATGGTATGACCATACGCTGGCGTACCAATACTGCCACCAGGAGCAGGGTACAGTATGGAGAGACAAAAGAAAAGACAGATCATGTTGTCAATGACTCCACGCTCACTACCGAGCATATCATACGACTGGAAGGATTGCAGCCACATACCCGTTATTATTATAAGATAGCCGATTTCACCAGCACATTGCAGGGCGACAGCGCCAATTACTTTTACACCCTGCCGGAACAAGGCAGAGAAGGAATGTACCGTATCGGGGTGTTCGGCGACTGCGGGAACAATTCCGTTAACCAGCGCAATGTGAAACAGTCTGTGCTGAAGTACCTGGGAGAAAACTATATGGATGCCTGGATACTGCTGGGCGATAACGCCTATAACAGCGGTACAGATGCCGAATTCCAGGCAAAATTCTTTAATGTGTACAAGGATGATCTGTTAAAACAGTATCCTATGTTCCCGGCGCCGGGCAACCATGATTATAACGACAGGGACTTTCCGGGCGCAGTAGCACAGGCACAGCGTACACACCAGACGGCCTATTACCAGAACTTTACCATGCCCACACAGGGGGAATCGGGCGGCGTAGCTTCCAATACACAGGCATTCTATTCTTTTGATATCGGGAACATCCATTTCCTGTCGCTTGACTCCTATGGAAAAGAAGACCAGCAATACCGTTTGTATGATACCGCCGGTCCGCAGGTACAGTGGGTAAAACGCGACCTGGAAGCAAACAGGAACAGGCAGTGGGTAATAGCTTACTGGCATCATCCGCCTTATACCATGGGCTCCCACAATTCTGATACTGAAATGGAGCTGGTACATATCCGTGAGAATTTCATCCGTATACTTGAACGTTATGGTGTAGACATGGTGCTATGCGGTCATAGTCACGATTACGAGCGTACCCGCCTGATGAAAGGGCATTATGGCATGGAGGCAACTTACAGCGCTGCACAGCATAATCTGAGCCAGTCGTCGGGATTGTATGATGGTAGTGATAACGCCTGCCCTTATGTAAAAGACAGTTCCAACCAGGGTACGGTATATGTGCTGAGTGGTTCTGCCGGTAAACTGGGAGGTACGCAGCCCGGGTATCCGCACGACGCCATGCAGTACGCCAATGCAACAGATGGGGGAGCTACGCTGCTGGAAGTACAGGGCAACCGGCTCGACCTGAAATGGATCTGTGCAGATGGTGTGATCAGGGACCATTTCACGGTGATGAAGGAAGTGAACAAACATACTGTATTGCATGTGAAAGCTAAGAGCAAAGTGACGCTGACAGCCTCCTTCGCAGGCCATTACAAGTGGAGCGAAAAAGGGCAGCAGGGCAGAAGCATCACAGTAGTGGCCCGCCCGGGCACAAAAGAATATACCGTACAGGATGCCGAAACATGCCTGAAAGATACATTTACGATCATTTCCACAAAATAA
- a CDS encoding DEAD/DEAH box helicase, which yields MSFEQLRLVEPLLKALEHEGYTNPTPIQQQAIPFVLDKKDLLGCAQTGTGKTAAFAIPLLQLMHEDQQASRKGPRNIKALILTPTRELAIQIQESFTAYGRFLDLKSLVIFGGVSQHPQTEALKKGVDILIATPGRLLDLISQNYITLRDIKYFILDEADRMLDMGFVHDVKRVIIKLPEQRQTLFFSATMPPEIQTLANAILRNPAKVEVTPVSSTAETITQSMYFVNKSDKRNLLLHILKDKSIRTALVFTRTKHGADKVVKDLNKAEITAEAIHGNKSQNARQRALSNFKSQQTRVLVATDIAARGIDIDELTHVINYELPNVPETYVHRIGRTGRAGAKGMAISFCEGEEKAFLKDILKLIARDIPVVTEHPFHNGDSITAPVQRPAAPKPKQQHPRDKKGGFSRNRQGHVAPRQQKDNGNGQPRHGQQHRNNQQRERSASR from the coding sequence TTGTCATTTGAACAGTTAAGGCTCGTCGAGCCCTTGCTGAAGGCCTTGGAGCACGAAGGTTATACCAATCCAACGCCCATTCAGCAGCAAGCTATACCCTTTGTACTTGATAAGAAGGACCTGCTGGGTTGCGCCCAGACCGGCACCGGTAAAACAGCCGCTTTTGCGATCCCCCTTTTACAATTAATGCATGAAGACCAGCAGGCTTCACGCAAAGGCCCCCGCAATATTAAAGCGCTTATCCTGACGCCCACCCGTGAACTGGCTATACAGATACAGGAAAGTTTCACTGCCTACGGCAGGTTCCTCGACCTGAAAAGCCTGGTCATCTTTGGAGGCGTTTCCCAGCATCCGCAAACAGAAGCCCTGAAAAAAGGCGTTGATATCCTCATCGCTACACCAGGCCGTTTGCTGGATCTTATCAGTCAGAATTATATCACGCTGAGAGATATTAAATACTTCATCCTGGATGAAGCCGACAGAATGCTGGACATGGGATTTGTACATGACGTAAAACGCGTCATCATCAAATTGCCGGAACAACGTCAAACGCTGTTCTTCTCTGCCACCATGCCTCCGGAAATACAGACACTGGCAAACGCGATCCTGCGTAATCCTGCCAAAGTGGAAGTAACACCGGTATCATCCACCGCAGAGACCATCACACAGTCCATGTACTTCGTGAATAAAAGCGATAAGCGCAACCTGCTGCTGCACATCCTGAAAGACAAATCTATCCGGACCGCGCTTGTCTTCACCCGTACCAAACATGGTGCAGATAAAGTGGTGAAAGACCTGAACAAAGCAGAGATCACAGCTGAAGCGATCCATGGCAATAAATCACAGAATGCCCGTCAGCGCGCCCTGAGCAATTTCAAGTCACAGCAGACGAGAGTACTGGTAGCGACTGACATCGCAGCCAGGGGTATCGATATCGATGAACTGACGCACGTGATCAATTACGAGCTGCCAAACGTACCTGAAACATACGTACACCGTATCGGCCGTACCGGCCGCGCTGGTGCAAAAGGCATGGCCATCTCTTTCTGTGAAGGAGAAGAAAAGGCATTTCTGAAAGATATCCTGAAGCTTATTGCACGCGATATTCCTGTAGTAACGGAACATCCGTTTCACAATGGCGACAGTATTACCGCTCCTGTGCAGCGCCCCGCAGCACCGAAGCCTAAGCAGCAACATCCCCGCGATAAAAAGGGAGGTTTCTCCCGCAACCGCCAGGGACATGTAGCACCACGCCAGCAGAAAGACAATGGCAACGGTCAGCCGCGACATGGCCAGCAGCATCGTAACAATCAGCAACGCGAAAGATCCGCGTCAAGATAA
- a CDS encoding App1 family protein produces the protein MSVWNKFLHWLGIEGRTHIRVYHGIGGVEQLEIFGHVLDRGPLPAMRYSSFPLFNMIALLRLFMVKPREGAQVQLTWEGQTITALTESDGFFHLQWQPETMPAPGDHVVEVMITNVEESPVTRAMGVVIIPHRSQFGCISDIDDTFLVSHSASMLKRLHVLFTRNARTRQPFEGVVNHYQMLSDAVNKLRPPRPFFYVSSSEWNLYAYIREFCRMHGLPEGVFLLSQLKPLHMLLKSGQQHHATKFTRISRILKHYPHMRFILLGDDTQEDPHIYEAITKHFTSQIIAVYLRHVRNSRYAATQEIAGVISGRGIPCCYFKHSREAIAHSRQLGLIA, from the coding sequence ATGTCTGTCTGGAATAAATTTCTACACTGGCTGGGGATAGAGGGAAGAACGCATATCAGGGTTTACCACGGTATCGGCGGTGTGGAACAGCTGGAAATATTTGGCCATGTGCTGGATCGCGGGCCCCTACCGGCCATGCGGTATAGCAGCTTCCCTTTGTTCAATATGATAGCCCTGCTGCGGTTATTTATGGTAAAGCCCAGGGAAGGTGCGCAGGTACAGCTCACATGGGAGGGGCAGACCATTACTGCATTGACAGAATCAGACGGTTTTTTCCACCTGCAGTGGCAACCGGAAACGATGCCGGCGCCTGGCGATCATGTGGTGGAAGTCATGATCACAAATGTGGAAGAAAGCCCGGTAACGCGTGCAATGGGTGTAGTGATAATTCCACATCGCAGCCAGTTCGGATGTATTTCAGATATTGATGATACCTTCCTGGTATCGCATTCTGCTTCCATGCTGAAAAGACTGCATGTGCTGTTTACCCGCAATGCGCGTACTCGCCAGCCTTTTGAAGGGGTGGTGAACCACTACCAGATGTTGAGTGATGCCGTCAATAAATTGCGTCCTCCGCGTCCTTTCTTCTATGTATCGAGCAGTGAATGGAACCTGTACGCATATATCCGGGAGTTCTGCCGGATGCATGGGCTACCGGAAGGGGTGTTCCTTTTAAGTCAGCTGAAACCTTTGCACATGCTGCTGAAAAGCGGGCAGCAGCATCATGCCACCAAGTTCACAAGGATCAGCCGTATACTGAAGCATTATCCGCATATGCGGTTTATTTTGCTGGGAGATGATACGCAGGAAGATCCGCATATCTACGAGGCTATTACCAAACATTTCACTTCACAGATCATTGCTGTTTACCTGCGGCATGTCAGGAACAGCCGTTATGCTGCCACACAGGAAATTGCCGGCGTGATCAGCGGGAGAGGCATTCCCTGCTGCTATTTTAAACATAGCCGGGAGGCCATTGCCCATTCAAGGCAACTGGGACTGATTGCGTGA
- a CDS encoding cytochrome-c peroxidase: MRWRVAFPGICVLLLIAVMLTSRGTRPASLPDGVVAYFKRQQPNFAAKTVLLQQRIAQLQPGDSISLKAARQALRDCRIAYKSIAFFLEYFFASEACVFNAPAKYEIEEPYIEYEEPVGLQQVEALLYDPAVWQRRQELAAQATVLVQTAQDLNALLYQFSATSPQVMESIQQELVRIMTLYITGYDAPLLKSGIAEAAAAMKAIDSILIPYQDLDKKDSIQYYLQKGIYMLTTQPDFDAFDRLSFLADNALPLQRLLLNSGHDLFSATALKKDIFPHSNIAGDTALGRRLFFEKALSGNATRSCATCHQPDRYFTDGLARNKSLSGEEALPRHTPGLLYAAYQYSQFWDGRVQSLEEQVKAVMHSPQEMNADDDTVLQRLHSMPAYSNITLAEVQAALAAYLRTLAPFNSPFDHYMAGNRRALTTEQRQGGNLFMGKGGCATCHFAPLFNGLIPPLYNRTEFEVLGTPATDDLDHPLPDLDSGRLAFFPIDLYKGAFKTPTVRNAAVTAPYMHNGAFRNMEQVIDLYDRGGGNGIGLPVPNQTLSPLPLHLTPKEKQALIAFITALTDKDLLKQ, translated from the coding sequence ATGCGTTGGCGTGTGGCGTTTCCCGGTATCTGTGTGTTGCTGTTAATAGCAGTAATGCTGACATCCCGGGGAACGCGCCCTGCTTCTTTACCTGATGGAGTAGTGGCTTATTTTAAACGGCAGCAGCCTAATTTTGCAGCAAAGACAGTGCTGCTTCAACAGCGTATTGCACAGTTACAACCCGGCGACAGCATTTCATTGAAGGCTGCCAGGCAGGCCCTGCGGGATTGCAGGATCGCTTACAAGTCCATTGCTTTCTTCCTGGAATATTTCTTCGCAAGTGAAGCCTGTGTTTTTAATGCACCCGCTAAATACGAAATAGAGGAACCTTATATCGAATACGAAGAGCCGGTGGGATTGCAGCAGGTAGAAGCCTTATTGTACGATCCGGCGGTCTGGCAGCGCAGGCAGGAACTGGCGGCACAGGCTACGGTACTGGTACAGACAGCGCAGGACCTGAATGCCTTGTTATACCAGTTCTCCGCTACCAGTCCGCAGGTGATGGAAAGCATACAACAGGAACTGGTAAGGATCATGACCCTGTATATTACGGGATATGATGCGCCATTGTTAAAAAGCGGTATAGCAGAGGCAGCAGCTGCTATGAAAGCCATTGATAGCATCCTGATACCTTACCAGGACCTGGATAAAAAAGACAGCATACAATATTACTTACAGAAGGGCATTTACATGTTGACCACGCAGCCGGATTTTGACGCATTTGACCGGCTCTCTTTTCTGGCGGACAATGCCCTGCCTTTACAGCGGTTATTACTGAATAGTGGTCACGACCTGTTTAGCGCAACAGCGCTGAAGAAAGATATTTTTCCGCATAGCAATATAGCAGGAGATACCGCGCTAGGCAGACGGCTATTCTTTGAAAAAGCCTTGTCGGGAAATGCGACCCGCAGTTGTGCTACCTGTCATCAGCCGGACCGTTATTTTACGGATGGACTTGCACGGAATAAAAGTCTTAGCGGAGAAGAAGCATTACCACGGCATACACCGGGATTGTTATATGCAGCTTACCAGTATTCGCAGTTCTGGGATGGCAGGGTGCAAAGCCTCGAAGAGCAGGTAAAAGCAGTAATGCATAGTCCGCAGGAAATGAATGCCGACGATGACACGGTACTGCAAAGACTGCACAGTATGCCAGCTTATAGCAACATTACCCTGGCAGAGGTACAGGCTGCACTGGCTGCCTATCTTCGTACGCTGGCGCCTTTTAACTCGCCCTTTGATCATTATATGGCGGGTAATAGGCGGGCCCTGACAACTGAGCAGCGGCAGGGCGGAAATCTTTTCATGGGAAAGGGCGGCTGTGCTACCTGCCACTTCGCTCCCTTATTTAACGGACTGATACCACCGCTCTATAACAGAACGGAATTTGAAGTGCTGGGAACACCCGCCACTGACGATCTTGACCATCCGCTGCCCGACCTGGACAGTGGGCGACTGGCCTTCTTTCCTATAGATCTTTACAAGGGAGCTTTCAAAACGCCTACGGTACGGAATGCAGCGGTGACGGCCCCATATATGCATAACGGTGCATTCAGGAACATGGAACAGGTAATTGATCTTTATGATCGGGGAGGGGGAAATGGTATCGGATTGCCTGTACCGAACCAGACATTATCCCCGCTGCCGCTTCATCTCACACCAAAGGAAAAGCAGGCGCTGATCGCATTTATAACAGCGCTGACAGATAAAGATCTTCTGAAGCAGTGA
- a CDS encoding diacylglycerol/lipid kinase family protein has translation MAQQSSMQLRLLFVINPVSGGKKKADPEELIKNYFRERQEEIHFFVLDKPQQKLTDLIKKIKPGCVIAVGGDGTVKMVAEQLVNTDIPLGILPAGSANGMATELNIPADWEQVLALITREQPSTVMDIDLIQINGKEVCIHLSDVGLNALLVKNFEQRGIRGKLGYALSAFKTLWQNKRLEVKIENKKMHLIRHAHMIVLANARMYGTGASINPDGDLTDGLFEVVILRKLSIPELLKMLFRHRPFDPTKTEILQADQVNISTRNRAHFQIDGEYLGKTRQIRANILPRALKVIVPAPAEAAR, from the coding sequence ATGGCGCAGCAATCATCCATGCAGCTCCGGCTCCTTTTTGTGATCAATCCTGTTTCAGGCGGCAAAAAGAAGGCCGATCCTGAGGAGTTGATCAAAAATTATTTCCGTGAACGACAGGAAGAGATCCACTTTTTCGTGTTAGATAAGCCACAGCAAAAGCTTACAGACCTTATTAAAAAAATAAAGCCCGGCTGTGTCATTGCTGTTGGTGGCGACGGTACCGTGAAGATGGTGGCAGAGCAGTTAGTGAATACAGATATTCCACTCGGTATACTTCCCGCCGGTTCTGCCAATGGTATGGCTACAGAGTTAAATATTCCGGCAGACTGGGAACAGGTGCTGGCCCTCATTACCCGGGAACAGCCTTCTACGGTAATGGATATAGACCTTATACAGATAAATGGTAAGGAGGTCTGCATACACCTGAGTGATGTAGGCCTGAATGCACTACTGGTAAAGAACTTCGAGCAAAGGGGCATCCGCGGTAAACTGGGTTATGCCCTCTCCGCCTTTAAAACATTGTGGCAGAACAAGCGGCTGGAAGTAAAAATAGAGAACAAAAAAATGCACCTTATTCGCCATGCCCATATGATAGTACTGGCCAATGCGCGGATGTATGGCACAGGCGCAAGTATCAATCCTGATGGCGATCTTACGGATGGCCTCTTCGAAGTGGTGATATTACGGAAACTGTCCATTCCTGAATTGTTGAAGATGTTGTTCAGGCATCGCCCCTTCGACCCCACGAAGACGGAGATCCTGCAGGCCGACCAGGTAAATATCAGTACCCGGAACCGGGCGCATTTCCAGATAGATGGTGAATACCTTGGCAAGACCCGGCAGATACGCGCCAATATATTGCCGCGGGCCCTGAAAGTGATTGTGCCCGCCCCTGCGGAAGCCGCGCGTTAA
- a CDS encoding exonuclease domain-containing protein, protein MAYIMVDVESDGPIPGDYSMISFGAIKVDNALDKTFYGKLKPISDKFVPEALAVSGHSREDTLTFDDPRKVMADFKQWIGEVCTDRPIFISDNNGFDWMFVCWYFHHFLGENPFGFSSQNLGSVYKGMEKDMFKTFKHLRRSAHTHHPVDDARGNAEALLTMKQGMGLKLKL, encoded by the coding sequence ATGGCCTACATAATGGTTGATGTAGAAAGCGATGGGCCTATTCCCGGAGATTATTCAATGATCTCATTTGGCGCTATTAAAGTAGACAATGCCCTCGACAAGACATTTTACGGCAAATTAAAGCCGATATCCGACAAGTTTGTACCCGAGGCACTGGCCGTATCCGGCCATTCCAGGGAGGATACCCTTACATTCGACGACCCGCGCAAAGTAATGGCCGATTTCAAACAGTGGATCGGCGAAGTATGTACAGACAGACCTATCTTCATCAGCGACAACAACGGTTTCGACTGGATGTTCGTCTGCTGGTACTTCCATCACTTCCTCGGCGAAAATCCTTTCGGGTTCAGCTCCCAGAACCTGGGAAGCGTGTATAAGGGAATGGAGAAAGATATGTTCAAAACCTTTAAACACCTGCGGCGCTCCGCACATACCCATCACCCGGTGGATGATGCGAGAGGGAATGCCGAAGCTCTGCTGACCATGAAGCAAGGTATGGGTTTGAAACTGAAGCTCTAG
- a CDS encoding DUF481 domain-containing protein, with protein MIVCYTAAWGQFSDSIHYYGKFSSTGSINRTQDGRSYLLNNGFKLGVSKKKIALNASGGWVYGEQDSVKTNNDFAASMDFSLFRAVRQIYYWGLANYDKSYSLKINDRFQGGAGIAYNVLERKGAYLSLSDGILFENSDLFLKDTIPDVYHTFRNSFRLSYKFVIHDIIIIDGTHFLQNSLSHGSDYNIRSTSNLSILLRKWLSITATMTYNKLNRTGRENLLFNYGLTVEKYF; from the coding sequence ATGATTGTATGTTACACCGCTGCATGGGGGCAATTCAGTGATTCCATTCATTATTACGGTAAGTTCTCTTCCACCGGGTCTATCAACAGGACGCAGGACGGCCGCTCATACCTGCTGAATAATGGGTTCAAGCTGGGCGTCAGTAAGAAAAAGATAGCGTTGAATGCGAGCGGAGGATGGGTGTACGGCGAGCAGGATAGTGTGAAGACCAACAACGATTTCGCGGCGTCGATGGACTTTAGCCTGTTCAGGGCCGTTCGGCAGATCTATTACTGGGGACTGGCCAACTACGATAAAAGTTATTCGCTGAAGATCAATGACCGTTTCCAGGGAGGGGCGGGTATTGCTTATAATGTCCTGGAGAGGAAAGGGGCTTATCTGTCACTCAGTGATGGTATCCTGTTTGAGAACAGCGATCTTTTCCTTAAAGATACCATCCCGGATGTATATCATACTTTCAGGAATTCTTTCCGCCTGTCGTATAAGTTTGTGATACATGATATCATCATTATCGATGGTACCCATTTCCTGCAGAATTCTTTATCGCACGGCAGCGATTACAATATCCGTTCTACGTCGAATCTTTCCATCCTGTTGCGGAAATGGTTAAGTATTACGGCCACGATGACATACAATAAGCTGAACCGCACGGGCAGGGAGAACCTGTTGTTTAACTATGGGCTTACGGTGGAGAAATATTTCTGA
- the dusB gene encoding tRNA dihydrouridine synthase DusB produces the protein MVKIDNIVLPDFPLLLAPMEDVSDPPFRVVCRENGADLMYTEFISSDGLVKDTDKCRRKLAIFEEERPVGVQIFGGDEGKLSMAAKIVDMTQPDLLDINFGCPIKGIVSRGAGSGVLKDIDLMVRLTTACVKATQLPVTVKTRLGWDEDTKNIEEVAERLQDTGIKALAIHGRTRTQMYKGEANWELIAKVKNNPRIHIPIFGNGDIDSPQKALEYKNRYGVDGIMIGRAAIGYPWIFREIKHYLQTGEILAAPTLEERIGVCKRQLEKSVQWKGELAGVYSMRKHYFNYLKGLPDFKEFRSRLVTPADPLEIMTVLDEIGEAYAGFEFSQAPIKLINYHENCAL, from the coding sequence TTGGTAAAGATTGACAATATTGTGCTGCCTGACTTCCCTTTACTGCTGGCGCCTATGGAAGATGTGAGCGATCCTCCCTTCCGGGTGGTATGCCGGGAGAACGGGGCCGACCTGATGTATACAGAGTTCATTTCCAGTGATGGCTTAGTAAAGGATACGGACAAATGTCGCCGGAAACTGGCCATTTTTGAGGAGGAACGCCCTGTGGGAGTACAGATATTCGGGGGAGACGAGGGAAAGCTGTCTATGGCCGCCAAAATCGTGGATATGACCCAGCCGGACCTGCTGGATATCAACTTTGGTTGCCCCATCAAAGGAATTGTAAGCAGAGGAGCCGGTTCAGGCGTACTGAAGGATATTGACCTGATGGTGCGGCTGACTACTGCCTGCGTAAAGGCCACCCAGCTGCCCGTAACGGTCAAAACACGCCTGGGCTGGGATGAGGATACCAAAAATATCGAAGAGGTGGCTGAACGCCTCCAGGATACCGGTATTAAGGCTCTGGCTATTCACGGCCGCACCCGCACCCAGATGTATAAAGGGGAGGCCAACTGGGAGTTGATCGCCAAAGTGAAGAATAATCCCCGTATACACATACCCATTTTTGGTAATGGAGATATTGACAGTCCGCAGAAAGCCCTGGAATACAAGAATCGCTATGGTGTAGATGGGATTATGATAGGCAGGGCGGCGATAGGTTATCCCTGGATCTTCCGGGAAATAAAGCACTACCTGCAAACAGGAGAAATACTGGCAGCACCCACACTGGAAGAGCGCATCGGCGTTTGCAAACGCCAGCTGGAAAAATCTGTACAATGGAAAGGAGAGCTGGCGGGTGTTTACAGCATGCGTAAACATTATTTCAATTACCTGAAGGGATTGCCCGACTTTAAAGAATTCAGAAGCAGACTGGTAACTCCTGCCGATCCGCTGGAAATTATGACTGTCCTGGATGAAATAGGAGAGGCCTATGCCGGTTTCGAATTTAGCCAGGCGCCCATCAAATTGATCAATTACCACGAGAATTGCGCCCTGTAG